Proteins encoded within one genomic window of Rossellomorea vietnamensis:
- a CDS encoding ferritin-like domain-containing protein, protein MDEAKLHELIDGLNEDLANEYAAVILYTNYAAVVSGLYRQILKPFFEEEIPDEQGHALYLAEKIKTLGGQPTTTPAAVKQTDNVKEMLEEGRKAEADTIERYKKRKEQAEELGLVELSIKLDDMIADETHHLEEFDRLLKDPSFN, encoded by the coding sequence ATGGATGAAGCAAAATTACATGAATTGATTGATGGGTTAAACGAAGATTTAGCCAATGAATATGCGGCAGTCATTCTTTACACTAACTACGCTGCTGTAGTGAGCGGCTTGTATCGTCAAATCTTAAAGCCTTTCTTTGAAGAAGAAATTCCTGATGAGCAGGGTCACGCTTTATACCTTGCTGAAAAGATTAAAACATTGGGTGGTCAGCCGACAACGACGCCTGCTGCAGTTAAACAAACGGATAATGTGAAGGAAATGCTGGAAGAAGGCCGTAAAGCCGAAGCAGATACCATTGAGCGTTATAAGAAGCGTAAAGAACAAGCCGAGGAATTGGGTCTTGTTGAGCTCAGCATCAAGCTTGATGATATGATCGCCGATGAAACGCATCACCTTGAAGAATTTGACCGTCTGTTAAAGGATCCTTCTTTTAACTAA
- a CDS encoding ATP-dependent DNA helicase yields the protein MKKIMKVSIRELVEFVYKEGSIDLRFQARSSAVNGTRLHQKLQKQYKEGDEKEVFLKGEKAAGGLVYHLEGRCDGIHYDDSEVTVEEIKSTAKKLELIEEGSRVHWAQGECYAYLLAKEKQLSHVGVQLTYIEVESERTKSFKQIYSIGELERIVNETLVAYTPFANVILTNEENKMKSVTDLIFPYPSYRKGQKKLAGAVYKTVSESKSLYANAPTGTGKTISTLFPAIKAMEEGNSRWFYVTAKTITRTVAEEALLLLEKEGLAHRTVTITAKDKICFKEETICQKEYCEFANGYYDRINGALIDILTQETIITRPILESYARKHKVCPFEYSIDLSYLVDGVICDYNYIFDPRVSLKRMSDESKKKTNLLIDEAHNLVGRGREMYSASLKKSAFLQIKKMYPDHDGLRQGITAVNKQLLRLKKEDGADTRAELDDQLVESVVSFIEIAEQCLGETGREWSDEFMQLYFDSISFVRISNLYSEEHRFLIERSSRELEVKLYCIDPSKLIKQVTRPYQSSVFFSATLHPFSYYFQQLGGSEEDYRFLIPSPFEHNQWKVGIHPISTRFRDRERTLPIITRSIEETFNGYKGNYLVFFSSYSYMQEAYDRLNKESLDAVVLIQEPNMREGEREEFLGEFRSDREQPVIGLAVLGGIFSEGIDLKGDRLKGVIVVGVGLPQPSVEQEIIRDYFNGMGMNGYDYAYVYPGLNKVFQSGGRLIRSEEDRGVLKLIDDRYLTPKYQALLLDEWKGYRIVT from the coding sequence GTGAAGAAAATCATGAAGGTATCCATCAGGGAGTTAGTGGAGTTTGTGTATAAGGAAGGGAGCATCGATCTGAGATTTCAGGCTCGTTCCTCTGCGGTCAACGGCACAAGACTCCATCAGAAACTGCAGAAACAATATAAAGAAGGCGATGAAAAGGAAGTATTCCTGAAAGGAGAGAAAGCAGCCGGTGGTCTCGTCTATCATCTTGAAGGCCGTTGTGATGGCATTCACTATGATGACAGTGAAGTGACCGTGGAGGAAATCAAATCGACGGCAAAAAAACTGGAATTGATTGAAGAAGGAAGCCGGGTTCACTGGGCTCAGGGTGAATGCTATGCATACCTGCTGGCAAAGGAAAAGCAGCTCTCCCATGTGGGTGTTCAATTAACCTATATCGAGGTTGAATCAGAAAGAACGAAGTCATTCAAGCAAATCTATTCCATTGGAGAGCTTGAACGCATCGTGAATGAAACCCTGGTCGCGTATACACCGTTTGCCAATGTGATTCTGACAAATGAAGAAAACAAAATGAAAAGTGTCACCGATCTGATATTTCCCTATCCTTCGTACCGAAAAGGGCAGAAAAAACTTGCAGGTGCCGTATATAAAACCGTATCCGAATCGAAATCCCTTTATGCCAATGCTCCTACGGGAACAGGAAAAACCATCTCCACCCTTTTCCCTGCCATAAAAGCAATGGAAGAAGGGAACAGCAGGTGGTTTTATGTGACGGCAAAGACGATCACCCGTACAGTGGCAGAAGAGGCCCTTCTTCTTTTGGAAAAAGAGGGTCTGGCCCACAGGACGGTTACGATCACGGCAAAAGATAAAATCTGCTTTAAAGAAGAAACAATTTGTCAGAAGGAGTATTGTGAATTTGCAAACGGATATTATGATCGCATTAACGGAGCGCTGATTGATATTTTGACACAGGAAACCATCATCACGCGTCCCATCCTTGAATCCTACGCGAGAAAGCATAAGGTATGTCCTTTTGAATATTCCATCGACCTTTCCTACCTGGTGGACGGAGTCATCTGCGATTATAACTATATCTTCGATCCGAGGGTTTCCTTGAAAAGAATGAGCGATGAAAGTAAGAAAAAGACGAATCTGCTCATAGACGAGGCCCATAATCTGGTAGGAAGGGGAAGGGAAATGTATTCTGCCTCCCTGAAAAAGTCTGCTTTCTTACAAATCAAAAAGATGTACCCTGACCATGACGGGTTGAGGCAGGGAATTACTGCAGTTAATAAACAATTACTGCGATTGAAAAAAGAAGACGGTGCTGACACCCGGGCCGAATTGGATGATCAACTCGTTGAGTCGGTAGTAAGCTTCATTGAAATTGCTGAACAGTGTCTGGGGGAAACGGGCAGGGAATGGTCGGACGAATTTATGCAGTTGTATTTCGATAGCATCAGTTTTGTGAGGATTTCAAATCTCTACTCTGAGGAACATCGTTTTCTCATTGAGCGAAGCTCCCGTGAATTAGAAGTGAAACTTTACTGCATCGATCCATCGAAGCTTATTAAACAGGTTACACGTCCGTATCAATCATCGGTATTTTTCTCTGCTACACTGCATCCGTTTTCGTACTATTTTCAGCAGCTGGGCGGGAGTGAAGAAGATTATCGGTTCCTGATTCCTTCCCCATTTGAGCATAACCAGTGGAAGGTAGGAATCCACCCGATTTCCACCCGATTCAGGGACAGGGAACGGACCCTTCCCATCATTACGCGTTCCATAGAGGAGACGTTCAATGGGTACAAAGGAAATTATCTCGTCTTCTTTTCTTCTTACTCTTATATGCAGGAAGCGTATGACAGGCTGAATAAAGAATCATTGGACGCCGTGGTCCTGATTCAGGAACCGAATATGAGGGAGGGAGAAAGAGAAGAATTCCTCGGGGAGTTCCGGAGTGATAGAGAACAACCCGTTATCGGTCTTGCGGTCCTGGGAGGGATCTTCTCAGAAGGGATCGATCTGAAAGGAGACCGGTTAAAGGGTGTGATCGTGGTAGGGGTGGGGCTGCCCCAGCCTTCTGTGGAACAGGAAATCATCAGGGATTATTTTAATGGCATGGGAATGAACGGGTATGATTATGCCTATGTGTATCCCGGGTTGAATAAAGTATTTCAATCAGGAGGAAGACTCATCCGTTCGGAAGAGGACAGGGGAGTCCTGAAGCTGATCGATGATCGGTATCTGACCCCTAAATACCAGGCTTTATTGCTGGATGAATGGAAAGGGTATCGCATCGTAACGTAA
- a CDS encoding YczE/YyaS/YitT family protein — MKARFIFYCIGLLSLSLGVSLIIKGDLGAAPWDALAVGESTLLHLSIGTCIFMNGCILILINALLLKEGIQWLAALSIFVIGMMVDYWITSGLKTIEPIGFVQQLSFVLIGILLLGIGISIYLQAKLPSSPMDTFMVAIHHRFGLNLRNSRLLNEAIAITLAMVFHGAVGIGTVIVACTLGFIIHIFYPIMERMYGKWS, encoded by the coding sequence ATGAAGGCAAGATTCATCTTTTATTGCATTGGATTACTATCTCTATCATTAGGGGTGTCACTTATTATCAAAGGGGATTTGGGAGCAGCTCCCTGGGATGCACTGGCCGTCGGGGAATCCACCCTGCTTCACCTTTCTATCGGGACATGCATTTTCATGAATGGATGCATTCTCATCCTCATAAACGCACTTTTATTAAAAGAAGGGATCCAATGGTTAGCCGCCCTCTCCATCTTTGTGATCGGGATGATGGTTGATTACTGGATCACGTCCGGTCTCAAAACAATTGAACCCATTGGATTTGTTCAACAACTATCTTTTGTCTTGATCGGCATCCTGCTCCTGGGGATTGGGATTTCCATCTATCTTCAAGCCAAGCTCCCTTCAAGCCCCATGGATACGTTCATGGTGGCGATCCATCACCGGTTCGGGTTAAACTTGCGCAATTCCCGCTTGCTAAATGAAGCGATTGCCATCACCCTCGCCATGGTCTTCCACGGGGCTGTCGGTATCGGAACGGTCATTGTCGCCTGCACGTTAGGCTTTATCATTCATATCTTCTATCCTATCATGGAACGTATGTACGGGAAATGGAGCTGA
- a CDS encoding ATP-binding protein, whose translation MQTSLLENHRLGKSPVFIGVLHGIAAFMCLIFAFESFGLYWDFRYIPLVLSMLYGGRKAGGIVFMFILAARIIHGGDAILFGFISAFLAGVLPFLISNRFWSFPPRKRVTFAVLLGFWPALVMLGILLSFAFLSGVPVSGNREMGIYVLIFGGIQVLGVGLAAQLNEWMIEKKIMREEIMKSEKLNTLGELAASIAHEVRNPLTVVKGFLQLMKKQVKGDHEEYLKIVLSELGRAEDIINDYLNFAKPELEKVEKINVKEVLSDVTVLLNAYALKEGVYLEADLKEDGYLLTDRNKLKQAFVNIIKNAIEATPPQGSVTIHLEVTHTQVIITITDTGKGMTKEQIARIGTLFFTTKDQGTGLGTSVSMRIIAAMGGHVHYSSIVNRGTVATISLPLNQSAKFDSNLENAYMNNQNA comes from the coding sequence ATTCAAACCTCTCTCCTGGAAAATCACAGGCTGGGGAAATCCCCTGTTTTCATTGGTGTATTACATGGGATTGCAGCGTTCATGTGTTTGATTTTCGCCTTTGAAAGCTTTGGGCTGTATTGGGATTTCAGGTATATCCCATTGGTTCTTTCCATGTTGTACGGTGGAAGGAAAGCCGGGGGCATCGTCTTCATGTTTATCTTGGCGGCACGTATCATCCATGGGGGTGATGCGATTCTCTTTGGATTCATCAGTGCTTTCCTGGCAGGAGTCCTGCCATTTTTGATTTCCAATCGCTTTTGGTCATTCCCTCCACGAAAACGAGTGACATTTGCTGTGTTACTGGGGTTTTGGCCGGCCCTGGTCATGCTCGGGATCCTGCTTTCCTTTGCCTTCCTATCCGGTGTCCCTGTTTCGGGTAACCGGGAGATGGGTATCTATGTCCTTATATTCGGAGGGATCCAGGTGCTGGGAGTGGGACTCGCAGCTCAACTGAATGAATGGATGATTGAAAAGAAGATCATGCGGGAAGAAATCATGAAGTCGGAGAAACTCAATACTCTTGGTGAACTCGCCGCCTCCATCGCGCATGAAGTGCGCAATCCCCTGACGGTTGTGAAAGGATTCCTTCAATTAATGAAAAAGCAGGTCAAAGGTGATCATGAAGAATATTTGAAGATCGTACTAAGTGAATTGGGAAGGGCAGAGGACATCATCAACGATTATTTGAACTTCGCCAAGCCGGAGCTCGAAAAGGTCGAGAAGATCAATGTCAAAGAAGTCCTTTCAGATGTCACCGTCCTCCTCAATGCCTACGCATTGAAGGAAGGGGTTTATCTTGAGGCGGACTTGAAGGAAGACGGGTACTTATTGACAGACCGGAATAAATTGAAACAAGCATTCGTCAATATCATCAAGAATGCCATTGAGGCAACCCCTCCCCAAGGAAGTGTCACCATACATCTGGAAGTCACCCATACACAGGTGATCATCACCATAACAGATACAGGCAAAGGAATGACGAAAGAACAGATCGCACGAATCGGGACACTCTTCTTCACGACAAAGGATCAGGGGACCGGTCTCGGAACATCCGTGTCCATGCGGATCATCGCCGCCATGGGTGGGCATGTCCATTATTCAAGCATTGTGAATAGAGGAACAGTGGCAACGATAAGCCTGCCGTTAAATCAGTCTGCTAAATTTGATTCGAATCTTGAAAATGCTTATATGAATAATCAAAACGCTTAG
- a CDS encoding glycerophosphodiester phosphodiesterase translates to MKNTHVPQTPKKQRIVIEMMIAFFVLFSIIVYWLPVEKGTPPPFLQKENERPLVIAHQGGKHLAPGNTIEAFQNAVDLGADVIETDIHITKDGHLVTIHDPTVDATTDGRGYVKDYTLKELQRLDAAYYFQDLKGEYSFRGKHIYVPTLEEVFQRFPDMRINIEVKDDNPEERIEEMVQKLIKLIEEYDMEDKVLIASFDQDIINLVETYSKGMVATQGGKQEAKKFVILHKLFMRNLYKTSVDAFQLPLQEGNLDLTQPILISGAHRIGLQVHYWTVNDRETMERLINLGADGIITDRPDLLLNILGER, encoded by the coding sequence ATGAAAAATACGCATGTACCCCAAACACCCAAAAAACAGCGCATCGTCATCGAGATGATGATCGCTTTCTTTGTCCTGTTTTCCATCATCGTATACTGGCTGCCAGTTGAAAAGGGCACACCACCCCCTTTCTTGCAAAAGGAAAATGAGCGTCCCCTCGTCATTGCCCATCAGGGGGGGAAGCATCTTGCACCCGGGAATACCATTGAAGCGTTCCAAAATGCCGTGGACCTTGGAGCCGATGTCATTGAAACGGATATACATATTACAAAAGACGGCCATTTGGTAACGATTCATGATCCCACAGTTGATGCGACAACGGACGGACGTGGCTATGTAAAGGATTATACGTTGAAAGAGCTCCAACGGCTGGATGCGGCATACTATTTCCAAGATCTGAAGGGGGAATACTCATTCAGAGGAAAACATATATATGTCCCGACCCTAGAGGAAGTATTTCAGCGGTTTCCCGATATGAGGATCAATATTGAAGTGAAAGACGACAACCCGGAAGAACGGATAGAGGAAATGGTACAGAAGTTAATAAAACTGATTGAAGAATACGATATGGAGGATAAAGTCCTCATCGCCTCTTTCGACCAGGACATTATCAATTTAGTCGAAACCTACTCCAAGGGAATGGTTGCCACACAAGGAGGCAAACAAGAGGCAAAAAAATTCGTCATCCTGCATAAACTGTTCATGCGAAATCTTTATAAAACGAGTGTCGACGCTTTTCAACTTCCCCTGCAAGAAGGAAATCTGGACCTGACGCAACCGATTCTGATCTCAGGCGCCCACCGCATCGGCCTTCAGGTACATTACTGGACCGTCAACGACCGGGAAACCATGGAAAGACTCATAAACCTCGGGGCAGACGGCATCATCACCGATCGACCTGATTTATTATTGAACATACTCGGGGAGAGATAA
- a CDS encoding cyclic-phosphate processing receiver domain-containing protein: protein MTVNVFLDDYRHCPQGYILAKDIDECIDLLLNFSIAHLSLDHDLESKTRNGLMLVHYMVEKQLFAERITIHSANSGAGKRMFKYLKEAQNERKMPQSIQILLRPLPLR from the coding sequence ATGACAGTAAATGTGTTTTTAGATGATTATCGTCACTGTCCACAAGGGTACATTCTCGCGAAAGACATCGATGAATGTATTGACCTGCTACTTAATTTTTCTATCGCTCATCTCTCACTGGATCACGACTTAGAGAGTAAGACACGTAATGGTTTAATGCTCGTCCACTACATGGTGGAAAAACAGTTATTTGCAGAAAGAATCACGATTCATTCCGCAAACTCTGGCGCGGGCAAAAGAATGTTCAAGTATTTAAAAGAGGCACAGAACGAACGGAAGATGCCTCAGTCAATCCAAATCCTATTACGGCCATTGCCTCTAAGATGA
- a CDS encoding aromatic acid exporter family protein — MGFLKKFQFVGGRIAKTGLAVFLTALVCELLNWPATFAVITAIVTIEPTAANSIKKAYVRFPASAIGALFAVIITHTLGDHALTYALVALLTIITCHKLHLGAGILVATLTGIAMIPTIHDHYVATFFIRLGTTTIGLIVSTLVNLWILPPKYSNTISTNIHNLYFKTGNLLERRGSEVLQNHSLHRETKLIFNDILREIDLTDTLCEYQKEEWKLHRSNRQEMRCFHYEYKKLNILRQILFHIGNIIYLPVHYSFSEEEKERIMDATLSLKGIMHHPSFQIPDQHFTLMKNLLEEFWEDQEGLHMKPFQSMKHHFSCETIMLYELLSIHDLIEELSEIHLLEAQHRNVLEKALYPE; from the coding sequence ATGGGTTTTCTGAAAAAATTTCAATTTGTCGGGGGAAGGATTGCCAAAACAGGACTTGCCGTTTTTCTTACTGCCCTCGTATGTGAACTGTTGAACTGGCCGGCGACCTTTGCCGTCATAACCGCTATCGTCACCATTGAACCGACGGCTGCCAATTCAATCAAAAAAGCGTATGTCCGCTTTCCGGCATCGGCTATCGGTGCGTTATTTGCCGTGATCATCACTCATACGTTAGGGGACCATGCCCTTACCTATGCTCTGGTCGCGCTACTGACGATCATCACCTGCCATAAGCTTCATCTGGGTGCGGGTATCCTCGTCGCTACACTAACGGGAATCGCCATGATCCCCACAATCCATGATCACTACGTAGCGACGTTTTTCATTCGTCTGGGAACGACGACCATCGGACTGATTGTATCGACTTTGGTCAATCTGTGGATCCTTCCACCTAAGTACAGCAACACGATTTCAACCAATATTCATAATCTCTATTTCAAAACAGGGAATCTGTTGGAAAGAAGGGGCTCTGAGGTACTCCAGAATCATTCTCTGCACCGAGAGACGAAATTGATATTCAATGATATTTTAAGAGAGATTGATTTGACGGATACTCTTTGCGAATACCAGAAAGAAGAATGGAAGCTCCACCGCTCCAACCGACAGGAAATGCGCTGCTTCCATTATGAGTATAAGAAACTGAACATCTTGAGACAGATCCTTTTTCATATCGGTAACATCATCTATCTACCCGTCCACTACTCTTTCAGCGAAGAAGAAAAAGAACGGATCATGGATGCGACATTAAGTTTAAAAGGAATCATGCACCACCCTTCATTTCAAATTCCAGACCAGCATTTTACCCTTATGAAGAATTTATTGGAGGAATTCTGGGAGGATCAGGAGGGGCTTCATATGAAACCATTTCAATCCATGAAGCATCACTTCTCCTGCGAAACCATCATGCTTTATGAACTGTTATCCATTCATGATCTTATTGAAGAGCTGAGTGAGATCCATCTCCTTGAGGCACAGCATCGTAACGTATTGGAAAAAGCACTGTACCCGGAATGA